One window of Methylococcus sp. EFPC2 genomic DNA carries:
- the radA gene encoding DNA repair protein RadA encodes MSKPKDAKIVYRCTECGHAQTKWAGQCGGCGLWNTLVESIEAKAAPGRYSGYAGSGGELAHPVDLSVVEAEEVSRASSGLDELDRVLGGGMVAGSAILIGGDPGIGKSTLLLQTLAALAGTVSTLYITGEESIQQVSLRAKRLNLACTGVKILAETSLERMLAVAREQKHSLLVVDSIQTVYTEVLQSAPGSVAQVRECAAQLVRFAKQSGTTLFLVGHVTKEGALAGPRVLEHMVDTVLYFEGDPGNRFRVIRAFKNRFGAVNELGVFAMTETGLKEVKNPSAIFLSRYEEDMPGSIVTVMREGSRPLLVEVQALVDESHLAAPRRVAVGMEGNRLAMLLAVLHRHGGVGILNQDVFINLVGGLRLTETAGDLAVALSVASSLRDRPIPRDWLTFGELGLSGEVRPVQNGEERLREAAKHGFRHAVAPHKNVPRGGIPGLDIIAVKNLREALAVL; translated from the coding sequence ATGAGCAAGCCCAAAGACGCGAAGATCGTATACCGCTGTACCGAGTGTGGCCACGCGCAGACCAAGTGGGCCGGCCAGTGCGGAGGCTGCGGTTTGTGGAACACGCTGGTGGAAAGCATCGAGGCCAAGGCGGCGCCCGGGCGTTACTCGGGATATGCCGGAAGCGGCGGCGAGCTCGCGCATCCGGTCGATTTGTCCGTCGTGGAAGCCGAGGAGGTCAGCCGCGCGAGCAGTGGTCTCGATGAGTTGGACCGGGTGCTGGGCGGCGGCATGGTGGCCGGCTCGGCCATCCTCATCGGCGGCGATCCCGGCATCGGCAAGTCGACCCTGTTGCTGCAGACCTTGGCCGCTCTGGCCGGGACGGTGAGCACACTGTACATCACCGGCGAGGAATCGATACAGCAGGTGAGCCTGCGGGCCAAACGGCTCAATCTGGCCTGCACAGGGGTGAAGATACTGGCGGAAACCTCGCTGGAGCGCATGCTGGCGGTCGCCCGGGAACAGAAGCACAGCCTGCTGGTGGTCGACTCCATCCAGACCGTGTACACCGAGGTCCTGCAATCTGCGCCGGGATCCGTTGCCCAGGTGCGGGAGTGCGCCGCGCAACTGGTGCGCTTCGCCAAGCAAAGCGGCACGACCCTGTTCCTCGTGGGTCATGTGACCAAGGAGGGGGCTCTCGCCGGCCCCCGGGTCCTGGAGCACATGGTGGATACGGTGTTGTACTTCGAGGGCGATCCCGGCAATCGCTTCCGGGTCATCCGCGCCTTCAAGAACCGCTTCGGGGCCGTCAACGAGCTGGGCGTGTTCGCCATGACGGAGACGGGACTGAAAGAAGTGAAAAATCCGTCGGCGATCTTCCTATCGCGCTACGAGGAAGACATGCCGGGCAGCATCGTCACCGTGATGCGCGAGGGGAGCCGGCCCTTGCTGGTCGAAGTCCAGGCCCTGGTTGACGAATCCCACCTGGCCGCGCCGCGCCGGGTCGCCGTGGGCATGGAGGGCAATCGTCTGGCCATGCTGCTGGCGGTGCTGCACCGGCACGGCGGCGTCGGTATCCTCAACCAGGACGTATTCATCAACCTAGTGGGCGGACTGCGCCTGACCGAAACCGCAGGCGATCTGGCCGTCGCGCTGTCGGTGGCGTCCAGCCTGCGGGATCGGCCGATTCCGCGTGATTGGCTGACTTTCGGGGAGCTGGGTCTAAGCGGCGAGGTACGGCCGGTGCAAAACGGCGAGGAGCGGCTGCGGGAGGCGGCCAAACACGGGTTCCGTCATGCGGTCGCACCGCACAAGAACGTCCCCCGCGGCGGCATACCGGGAC
- a CDS encoding sorbosone dehydrogenase family protein produces MRRKISLFLALLFCLSTSACAEPLDTVLSRIRLPPGFTISVYSDRTPEARSMTLGENGTVYVGSLGEGKVYALRDEDGDGRAERSIVVASGLNMPNGVAYFQGDLYIAEISRIVKLKDIGRRLSDPPPPVLVADAYPNARPHGWKYLRVGPDGLLYAPVGAPCNICLSEDPIFASLTRIGPDGKGLQIYAHGIRNTVGFDWHPETGELYFTDNGRDLLGDDVPPEELNKISQPGQDFGYPYCHGGDIPDPEFGKQKSCDRFTPPVLKFPAHVAPLGIHFYRGKQFPPPFRGQLFVAQHGSWNRSKPQGYRVSMVRFRQGQPVSEEIFAEGWLGTDGKADGRPVDVLELADGSLLVSDDLRGAVYRIRYQSP; encoded by the coding sequence ATGAGACGGAAAATCAGTCTGTTCCTGGCGCTGCTGTTTTGCCTGTCGACCTCGGCCTGCGCCGAGCCGCTCGACACGGTCCTGAGCCGTATCAGGCTGCCGCCGGGTTTTACGATATCCGTTTATAGCGACCGGACGCCGGAGGCGCGCTCGATGACGCTGGGCGAAAACGGCACGGTTTACGTGGGATCGCTCGGGGAGGGTAAGGTCTATGCGCTGCGCGACGAAGACGGCGACGGTCGGGCCGAACGCAGCATCGTCGTGGCATCTGGCCTGAATATGCCGAACGGCGTGGCCTATTTTCAGGGCGATCTGTACATCGCCGAAATCAGCCGCATCGTCAAGCTCAAGGATATCGGCCGACGCCTGTCCGATCCTCCGCCTCCCGTGCTGGTGGCGGACGCCTATCCGAACGCGCGTCCACATGGATGGAAATATTTGCGGGTGGGGCCGGACGGGCTGCTATACGCCCCGGTCGGGGCGCCTTGCAACATCTGCCTTTCGGAAGACCCCATTTTTGCCAGCCTGACGCGCATCGGTCCTGATGGCAAGGGTTTGCAGATCTATGCCCATGGGATACGCAACACGGTCGGTTTCGACTGGCACCCGGAGACCGGCGAACTGTATTTCACCGATAACGGCCGGGACTTGCTGGGTGACGACGTGCCGCCCGAGGAACTGAACAAGATTTCCCAGCCGGGCCAGGATTTCGGCTATCCGTATTGTCATGGCGGCGACATCCCGGATCCCGAATTCGGCAAGCAAAAGTCCTGCGACCGCTTTACCCCGCCCGTGCTCAAGTTTCCCGCCCATGTCGCTCCGCTGGGCATTCATTTCTATCGGGGCAAACAGTTCCCGCCACCGTTTCGCGGACAATTGTTCGTCGCTCAGCATGGCTCCTGGAATCGCAGCAAGCCCCAAGGTTATCGCGTATCGATGGTGAGATTCAGGCAAGGGCAGCCGGTTTCCGAGGAGATTTTTGCCGAAGGCTGGCTGGGGACCGACGGCAAGGCCGACGGCCGGCCGGTCGATGTGTTGGAGTTGGCCGACGGTTCGCTGCTGGTATCGGACGATCTGCGCGGGGCCGTCTACCGCATCCGCTACCAGTCGCCGTAG
- the htpX gene encoding protease HtpX: MRILLFLLTNAAVLLLISVIFHFLGLGNVLRQNGVNLDLNSLLLYSAVIGMSGSFISLVMSKWMAKHSMGVFVIEQPSNATEQWLLETVRRLAQNAGIGMPEVGIFDSPDPNAFATGMSKNSALVAVSTGLLHHMDADAVEAVLGHEISHVANGDMVTLGLLQGVVNTFVIFFAKIIGFFVDRVLLRSADDERGGYGPGYFIAEMVAQILLSILATMIVMWFSRYREFRADAGGAKLAGRDKMINALRALQRAHDPQPLPGEMAAFGINAGGVSKLFMSHPPLEERIEALRNAR, encoded by the coding sequence ATGCGCATACTATTGTTCCTCCTTACCAATGCCGCCGTCCTGCTGCTGATCAGCGTCATTTTCCATTTTCTCGGCTTGGGCAACGTATTACGGCAAAACGGCGTCAACCTTGATCTAAACAGTCTGCTGCTGTATTCCGCCGTCATTGGCATGTCCGGCTCATTCATTTCGCTGGTCATGTCGAAATGGATGGCCAAGCACTCCATGGGCGTTTTCGTCATCGAACAGCCCAGCAACGCCACCGAGCAATGGCTGTTGGAAACCGTCCGCCGGCTGGCTCAAAACGCCGGCATCGGCATGCCCGAGGTGGGTATCTTCGACAGCCCGGATCCCAATGCATTCGCCACCGGCATGAGCAAGAACAGCGCGCTGGTGGCGGTCAGTACCGGCCTCCTGCATCACATGGACGCCGATGCCGTGGAAGCGGTGCTGGGTCATGAAATCAGCCACGTGGCCAACGGCGACATGGTGACGCTCGGCTTGTTGCAGGGCGTGGTCAATACCTTCGTGATCTTCTTCGCCAAGATCATCGGCTTCTTCGTCGATCGCGTGTTACTGCGCTCGGCGGACGACGAGCGCGGCGGCTACGGTCCGGGCTATTTCATCGCCGAAATGGTCGCGCAGATTCTGCTTTCCATACTCGCCACCATGATCGTGATGTGGTTCTCGCGTTACCGCGAATTCCGCGCCGATGCCGGAGGCGCCAAACTGGCCGGACGGGACAAGATGATCAATGCCTTGCGCGCCTTGCAGCGCGCGCACGACCCGCAGCCGCTGCCGGGTGAAATGGCGGCTTTCGGCATCAATGCCGGCGGCGTCAGCAAGTTGTTCATGAGCCACCCTCCCCTCGAGGAACGCATCGAAGCCCTGCGCAACGCCCGCTGA
- a CDS encoding HDOD domain-containing protein, which produces MDLKNEARALEYIQSAIANNKLVLPTLPEVALSVRQAVNSGKVSDAELARVISGDPGLATRLLQVANSPLYRARQKIESLQMAITRMGHNVIRNLITSLAMQQVFNPQSPLLASYFHATWKHSVNIASVSRALALHCRHLDKEQAMLAGLIHQIGKLPILTLAEKFPELAQDRAALDHLLNALHPTIGKIIMESWDLPEGLRKAAWEYLDFHRDPAPEADYVDVVQVAYIENELVTNPSFADLVNVAAVPAFHKLGLDPDIEVLEIEGVAEEVAAAEQIFI; this is translated from the coding sequence ATGGATCTCAAAAATGAAGCCCGGGCCCTGGAATATATCCAGTCGGCCATCGCGAACAACAAACTGGTATTGCCCACACTGCCGGAAGTCGCGCTCAGCGTCCGGCAGGCGGTGAACAGCGGCAAAGTGTCGGACGCTGAACTGGCACGCGTCATTTCCGGAGATCCCGGCTTGGCGACCCGCCTGCTGCAGGTCGCCAACAGCCCGCTTTACCGCGCCCGCCAGAAGATAGAAAGCCTGCAGATGGCGATCACCCGCATGGGGCATAACGTCATCCGCAACCTCATCACCAGCCTCGCCATGCAGCAGGTTTTCAACCCGCAATCGCCGCTGCTGGCCAGCTATTTCCACGCCACCTGGAAGCACAGCGTCAACATCGCGTCGGTCAGTCGGGCGCTGGCGCTGCACTGCCGCCATCTGGACAAGGAGCAGGCCATGCTGGCCGGATTGATCCATCAGATCGGCAAACTCCCCATCCTCACGCTGGCGGAAAAATTTCCCGAACTGGCCCAAGATCGGGCGGCGCTGGACCATCTGCTCAACGCGCTGCATCCAACGATAGGCAAGATCATCATGGAGAGCTGGGATCTGCCGGAAGGACTGCGCAAGGCGGCCTGGGAATATCTGGACTTTCACCGCGACCCGGCTCCAGAGGCCGATTACGTCGACGTGGTCCAGGTCGCCTACATCGAGAACGAGCTCGTGACCAATCCCAGCTTCGCGGATCTCGTGAATGTCGCCGCCGTGCCGGCCTTCCACAAACTGGGCCTGGATCCGGACATCGAGGTGCTGGAAATCGAAGGGGTCGCCGAAGAAGTGGCGGCCGCCGAGCAGATATTCATCTGA
- a CDS encoding N-acetylmuramoyl-L-alanine amidase has product MNLATNDKNTRLLFDFSAPVAASLERSGDKRVSLVLPDTEVALTLKPFPDGHPLVGHIGWTKIKEGVRVDVDLKAHAGISQFKEKRGARWVLELTPAGSAKVKADKAERPASGKTLKVAPAPREYVVAIDAGHGGKDTGAIGPSGIMEKDVVMSVARTLAGMIQAEPGMRALMVRKDDAFIDLRQRAETARKAHADLFVSLHADAYINGDAHGSSVFTLSRHGATSVAARWLADRENSSDLVGGVKLRDKDKVLASVLLDLSQNATIEASDRAAQRILRELEKNHTLHHSQVQKAGFVVLKSPDIPSLLVETAFISNPEEERRLSTQHHQTLIARSIFNGIRAYFANKAPKLPTVVPTRQADSKAVVLAKE; this is encoded by the coding sequence TTGAATCTGGCAACAAACGACAAGAACACCCGGCTCTTGTTCGACTTTTCCGCCCCGGTGGCCGCCAGCCTGGAGCGGAGCGGAGACAAACGCGTGTCCCTCGTTTTGCCCGACACCGAAGTGGCGCTTACGCTGAAGCCATTCCCGGACGGACATCCCCTGGTCGGGCATATCGGCTGGACCAAGATCAAGGAGGGCGTTCGCGTCGATGTAGACCTCAAGGCGCATGCCGGAATTAGCCAATTCAAGGAAAAACGGGGCGCACGCTGGGTGTTGGAACTGACCCCCGCGGGATCTGCGAAGGTCAAGGCCGACAAGGCCGAGCGGCCGGCCTCGGGAAAAACGCTGAAAGTCGCACCGGCGCCCCGCGAATATGTCGTCGCCATCGACGCCGGGCACGGTGGCAAAGACACCGGGGCGATAGGCCCCAGCGGCATCATGGAAAAAGACGTGGTCATGTCGGTGGCCCGCACGCTGGCGGGGATGATACAGGCCGAACCGGGCATGCGGGCCTTAATGGTGCGCAAGGACGATGCGTTCATCGATTTGCGGCAGCGCGCGGAAACCGCCCGCAAGGCGCATGCCGATCTGTTCGTCTCGCTGCACGCCGACGCTTACATCAATGGCGATGCGCACGGCTCGTCGGTATTCACCCTTTCCCGCCACGGTGCGACCAGCGTGGCCGCTCGCTGGCTGGCCGACAGGGAAAATTCGTCCGATCTGGTGGGCGGGGTGAAGTTGCGCGACAAGGACAAAGTGCTGGCTTCGGTGCTCTTGGATCTATCGCAGAACGCGACCATAGAGGCGAGCGACCGCGCGGCGCAGAGAATCCTGCGCGAGTTGGAGAAAAATCACACCCTCCATCACAGCCAAGTCCAGAAAGCGGGTTTCGTCGTGCTGAAATCGCCGGACATCCCGTCTTTGCTGGTGGAGACGGCCTTCATCTCCAATCCGGAGGAAGAACGCAGGCTGAGTACCCAGCACCACCAGACCTTGATTGCCCGCTCGATCTTCAACGGCATACGCGCCTATTTCGCGAATAAGGCGCCTAAGCTGCCGACCGTAGTGCCCACCCGGCAAGCGGACTCCAAAGCGGTCGTACTGGCCAAGGAGTAA
- the tsaE gene encoding tRNA (adenosine(37)-N6)-threonylcarbamoyltransferase complex ATPase subunit type 1 TsaE, whose translation MKRFLPDEAATATLAARFQAFLSAGLVVFLHGPLGAGKTAFVRGVLRAAGYAGAVKSPTYTLVEEYRLNDGDYTIFHFDLYRLTDPEELEFMGIRDYFGPRSVCFIEWPERGAGVLPPADLDLTLAMQGPGRELRMTASTPAGRVLLQSIDK comes from the coding sequence ATGAAGCGTTTCCTTCCCGACGAGGCCGCCACGGCGACACTCGCCGCGCGTTTTCAGGCGTTCTTGTCGGCGGGCCTGGTGGTTTTTCTGCACGGGCCGCTGGGTGCGGGCAAGACTGCGTTCGTGCGCGGCGTGCTTCGGGCTGCGGGGTACGCGGGGGCGGTGAAGAGCCCGACCTACACCCTGGTCGAAGAGTATCGACTGAACGATGGCGATTACACCATATTCCATTTCGACCTTTACCGGTTGACCGATCCCGAAGAACTGGAATTCATGGGAATACGCGACTATTTCGGTCCGCGCTCGGTCTGTTTCATCGAGTGGCCGGAGAGGGGCGCCGGTGTCCTGCCTCCGGCCGATCTCGATCTCACCCTGGCGATGCAAGGTCCAGGGCGTGAGTTGCGCATGACCGCATCGACCCCCGCGGGACGCGTCCTGTTGCAAAGCATCGACAAATAG
- a CDS encoding NAD(P)H-hydrate dehydratase: MTAPLSSSLPASLYRAEQVRAMDAHAITQLGLTGYELMQRAGGTALAALSRRWPSARTLSVVCGGGNNGGDGYVLARLARAKGMDVRVYPLVPVDRLRGDALRAYEDYRDAEGPVLDFVPADFEGAEVLADGLLGTGLDRPVEGLYAEVIKGINRFSGGVLALDIPSGLNADTGHPLGIAVNADITATFVALKQGLFTGGGPAHCGEIVFDDLGIPPAAQRLQTPSARLLPSWVKGLPRRARDAHKGHFGHVLVLGGDLGYGGAVRMAGEAAARVGAGLVSLATRPEHAALLSLHRPELMSHGVAQPNDDLPALMQRARVLALGPGLGRSPWGRAMFGAALASGLPLVADADALNLLAETPLKRDDWILTPHPGEAARLLQTDTAAVQKDRYAAVAELRRRYGGTVVLKGAGTLVLGHSGLPEVCTSGNPGMATGGMGDVLTGVIAGLLAQGLSQEVAAATGVRLHGAAGDAAAEEGGERGMLASDLMRHLRRLINL, encoded by the coding sequence ATGACCGCACCCTTATCCTCTTCCTTGCCGGCCAGCCTTTACCGCGCAGAGCAAGTGCGCGCCATGGACGCCCATGCCATCACCCAGTTGGGGCTGACCGGTTACGAGCTGATGCAACGCGCCGGTGGCACGGCGCTGGCCGCCCTGAGTCGGCGCTGGCCGAGCGCCCGCACACTCTCGGTGGTGTGCGGTGGCGGCAATAACGGCGGCGACGGTTATGTGCTGGCGCGACTGGCGAGAGCGAAGGGGATGGATGTCCGCGTCTACCCGCTGGTTCCGGTGGATCGGTTGCGCGGCGACGCCTTGCGTGCGTACGAGGACTATCGCGATGCCGAAGGCCCCGTGCTGGATTTCGTTCCGGCCGATTTCGAGGGTGCGGAGGTGTTGGCCGACGGGCTCCTGGGGACGGGGCTGGATCGTCCGGTGGAAGGTCTCTACGCGGAAGTGATCAAGGGCATCAACCGCTTCAGCGGCGGAGTGCTGGCGCTGGACATTCCCTCGGGCCTGAACGCCGACACCGGTCATCCCCTGGGAATAGCCGTAAACGCCGATATCACGGCGACTTTCGTCGCGCTCAAGCAAGGCTTGTTTACCGGAGGCGGCCCGGCGCACTGTGGCGAGATCGTGTTCGACGATCTGGGTATACCGCCGGCCGCCCAGCGCTTGCAGACGCCTTCGGCCAGGTTGTTGCCTTCATGGGTCAAGGGCTTGCCTCGTCGCGCTCGTGACGCCCACAAGGGGCATTTCGGCCATGTGTTGGTGCTTGGCGGCGATTTGGGCTACGGGGGGGCGGTCCGTATGGCGGGGGAGGCGGCGGCGCGGGTCGGTGCGGGGTTGGTGAGCCTGGCGACCCGTCCGGAACATGCGGCTTTGCTCAGCCTCCATCGCCCCGAATTGATGAGCCATGGCGTCGCGCAGCCGAATGATGATCTGCCCGCTTTGATGCAAAGAGCCCGTGTGTTGGCCCTGGGGCCCGGTCTCGGCCGTTCGCCGTGGGGCAGGGCCATGTTCGGCGCGGCTTTGGCCAGCGGTCTTCCGCTGGTGGCCGATGCCGACGCGCTCAACCTGCTCGCCGAAACGCCGTTGAAACGCGATGATTGGATACTGACGCCTCATCCGGGCGAAGCCGCCCGATTGCTGCAGACGGATACCGCCGCGGTGCAGAAGGACCGCTACGCCGCCGTCGCCGAACTCAGGCGACGATACGGCGGGACCGTCGTGCTCAAAGGCGCGGGTACTTTGGTGCTGGGTCATTCGGGCCTGCCGGAGGTCTGCACCTCGGGTAATCCCGGCATGGCGACGGGCGGCATGGGCGATGTGCTGACCGGTGTCATCGCGGGACTTTTGGCCCAAGGTCTGAGCCAGGAGGTGGCGGCCGCCACCGGCGTGCGTTTGCACGGCGCGGCGGGCGATGCGGCGGCCGAGGAAGGGGGCGAGCGTGGCATGCTGGCATCCGATCTGATGCGCCATCTGCGCCGCCTGATCAATTTATGA
- the queG gene encoding tRNA epoxyqueuosine(34) reductase QueG: MNFDPNKLAADIKRWGQDLGFQKLGIADTALSEAEAHLNAWLEAGFHGEMDYMARHGRKRSRPDELVPGTLRVISARMDYLPQTRAEMESVLESPSYAYLSRYALGRDYHKLMRTRLQKLAERIQAEIGAFGYRVFSDSAPVLEKALAAKAGLGWIGKHSNLLSREAGSWFFLGEIYTDLPLPVDAPVGEHCGQCTACLDICPTRAIVAPYRVDARRCVSYLTIELHGPIPEEFRAAIGNRIYGCDDCQLVCPWNRFAHLTAESDFAPRHGLDGAQLIELFGWDEATFLQRTEGSAIRRIGHERWLRNIAVALGNAPTSQDILAALSARASHPAEMVREHVSWAIERQKTRRESKAGVQCACP; this comes from the coding sequence ATGAATTTCGACCCGAACAAACTAGCCGCCGATATCAAGCGCTGGGGGCAGGATCTGGGCTTCCAAAAACTGGGGATCGCCGACACCGCGCTGAGTGAAGCCGAAGCACATCTAAACGCTTGGCTGGAGGCCGGATTTCACGGCGAGATGGACTACATGGCCCGGCACGGCCGCAAGCGCAGCCGGCCGGACGAACTGGTGCCGGGGACCTTGCGGGTCATCAGCGCGCGCATGGACTATCTGCCGCAGACTCGCGCCGAGATGGAAAGCGTACTGGAAAGCCCCTCGTACGCCTACCTGTCGCGCTACGCCCTGGGTCGCGACTATCACAAGCTGATGCGAACCCGACTGCAGAAACTGGCCGAACGCATACAGGCGGAGATCGGCGCCTTCGGTTACCGGGTTTTCAGCGACAGCGCCCCGGTGCTGGAAAAAGCCCTCGCCGCCAAGGCCGGCTTGGGCTGGATCGGCAAGCATAGCAACCTCCTCAGCCGCGAGGCCGGTTCTTGGTTTTTCCTGGGCGAAATCTATACCGATCTGCCGCTACCCGTGGACGCGCCGGTCGGCGAGCACTGCGGCCAATGCACCGCCTGCCTGGATATCTGCCCCACCCGCGCCATCGTCGCGCCCTACCGGGTCGACGCACGCCGCTGCGTGTCCTACCTCACCATCGAACTGCACGGCCCCATTCCCGAGGAATTCCGCGCTGCGATCGGCAATCGCATCTATGGCTGCGACGACTGCCAATTGGTCTGCCCGTGGAACCGCTTCGCGCATCTCACGGCCGAATCAGACTTCGCCCCGCGCCACGGTCTGGACGGCGCCCAATTGATCGAACTTTTCGGCTGGGACGAAGCGACTTTTCTTCAACGCACCGAAGGCTCGGCCATACGCCGCATCGGCCACGAACGCTGGCTGCGCAATATTGCCGTCGCCCTGGGCAATGCGCCCACCTCCCAGGATATTCTCGCGGCCTTAAGCGCGCGCGCCAGCCACCCGGCGGAAATGGTACGCGAACATGTCAGTTGGGCCATCGAGCGGCAGAAAACACGGAGGGAAAGCAAGGCAGGAGTTCAATGCGCGTGCCCATGA
- a CDS encoding cation diffusion facilitator family transporter gives MGHHHDHGTGHASSKLRLTVSAGLTLALVIAEVVAGLQGHSLALLTDAAHNLTDVLALGLSGYAFRAAEQPAHAGKTYGYHRVGILVALFNSSTLVVIAAGIFQEAYHRFLQLVPVMADVLVGMGGVAFLVNVLTAWLVSHGHRHDLNLRSAYLHLLGDVFSTLGAVAAGIGIWLTGLHWLDPAASVLIGLLILWNAWIILRETLDILLESTPRDIDMSAMVRDLMALEGVRGVHDLHVWSISQSLRMLSAHIVTDDITLHDGAAIQHRINDCLVDRYNIAHTTLQLECEGCEPDLLYCDITHARHGHAH, from the coding sequence GTGGGTCATCATCACGATCATGGGACTGGGCACGCATCGTCCAAGCTGAGGCTGACAGTATCGGCCGGATTGACGCTGGCCCTGGTGATTGCGGAAGTGGTCGCCGGCCTGCAGGGCCACAGCCTGGCCTTGCTGACCGACGCCGCCCACAATCTGACCGACGTATTGGCCCTGGGGCTGAGCGGATATGCATTCAGAGCGGCAGAACAGCCCGCTCATGCCGGCAAGACCTACGGCTATCACCGGGTCGGCATCCTGGTCGCGCTGTTCAACTCCAGTACCCTGGTGGTGATCGCTGCCGGGATCTTCCAGGAGGCTTATCACCGTTTCTTGCAGCTCGTACCGGTCATGGCCGATGTGCTGGTCGGCATGGGCGGGGTGGCATTCCTGGTGAATGTCCTGACGGCCTGGCTGGTCAGTCATGGCCATCGTCACGATCTCAATCTGCGCAGTGCCTATTTGCATTTGCTCGGCGACGTGTTTTCGACGCTGGGCGCGGTCGCCGCCGGCATCGGTATCTGGCTGACCGGCCTGCATTGGCTGGACCCGGCTGCCAGCGTGCTGATCGGCTTGTTGATACTGTGGAACGCCTGGATCATCCTGCGCGAAACGCTGGATATCCTGCTCGAGAGTACACCGCGCGACATCGACATGAGCGCGATGGTGCGCGACCTGATGGCGCTCGAAGGCGTGCGGGGCGTACACGATCTCCATGTCTGGAGCATCTCGCAGAGCTTGCGCATGCTGTCGGCGCACATCGTCACCGATGACATCACCCTCCACGATGGCGCGGCCATACAGCACCGCATCAACGATTGTCTGGTCGACCGTTACAACATCGCTCACACCACCCTGCAACTGGAGTGCGAAGGCTGTGAGCCCGATTTGCTGTATTGCGATATCACCCATGCCCGTCATGGGCACGCGCATTGA
- the mscL gene encoding large-conductance mechanosensitive channel protein MscL, with protein sequence MLKDFKEFAMRGNVVDMAVGIIIGASFGSIVKSLVDDVIMPPIGLVLGNVDFANLYLVLKDGATAGPYAALAEAKKAGAVTLNYGLFINSVVSFVIVAFAVFLLVRALNKLKKEAPAAPPDTKDCPWCASAIPLKASRCPHCTSEVN encoded by the coding sequence ATGCTGAAAGATTTCAAAGAATTCGCCATGCGCGGCAATGTCGTCGACATGGCGGTGGGCATCATCATCGGCGCGTCATTCGGGAGTATCGTCAAGTCCCTGGTCGATGATGTCATCATGCCGCCGATCGGCTTGGTGTTGGGCAACGTCGACTTTGCCAATCTTTATCTGGTGCTCAAGGACGGGGCGACCGCCGGGCCTTACGCGGCTTTGGCCGAAGCCAAGAAAGCCGGGGCGGTCACGCTCAACTATGGGTTGTTCATCAATTCGGTGGTCAGTTTCGTGATCGTCGCCTTCGCCGTTTTTCTACTGGTGCGCGCGCTTAACAAGCTGAAGAAGGAGGCCCCGGCGGCGCCTCCTGATACCAAAGACTGTCCCTGGTGCGCTTCGGCCATTCCGCTCAAGGCCAGCCGTTGTCCCCATTGCACATCGGAAGTGAACTAG
- a CDS encoding cytochrome P460 family protein: protein MIKTVLLMLTALLTATPAGAEPPPASPNGIIQPEGYQNWRLISVSQRTESQTLRAILGNSVAVEAARAGKTNPWPNGTILAKVNLKQKNSETFPTAIVPSELIHVDFMIKDDSRYASTNGWGWARWMGQERKPYGQDANFSQECIACHSAVKGQDMVFTKPVILP, encoded by the coding sequence ATGATCAAAACTGTGTTATTGATGTTGACCGCCTTGCTGACCGCCACACCTGCAGGCGCAGAACCGCCACCCGCGTCGCCGAACGGCATCATCCAGCCCGAGGGTTACCAGAACTGGCGACTTATCAGCGTCTCGCAACGCACCGAAAGCCAGACCCTGCGAGCGATACTGGGCAATTCGGTAGCCGTGGAAGCCGCGCGTGCAGGCAAGACCAATCCCTGGCCCAACGGGACCATCCTCGCGAAAGTCAATTTGAAGCAGAAAAACAGCGAAACTTTCCCTACAGCAATCGTGCCAAGCGAACTGATCCACGTGGACTTCATGATCAAGGACGATAGCCGATATGCCTCGACCAACGGTTGGGGCTGGGCGCGGTGGATGGGACAGGAGCGCAAGCCTTACGGCCAGGACGCGAACTTTTCCCAGGAATGCATCGCTTGCCATTCGGCGGTGAAGGGACAGGACATGGTCTTCACCAAGCCGGTCATACTGCCTTGA